A stretch of the Streptococcus oralis genome encodes the following:
- a CDS encoding 3-deoxy-7-phosphoheptulonate synthase, whose translation MAFIEKGQEIDIEAIKAATQLSPEALRKKEARDRELAAIISGEDDRILLVMGPCSSDNEEAVLEYARRLADLQKKIADKIFIVMRVYTAKPRTNGDGYKGMIHQPNTSEAPSLINGLQAVRQLHYRVITETGLTTADEMLYPSNLVLIDDLVSYHAVGARSVEDQEHRFVASGIDAPVGMKNPTSGNLGVMFNAIYAAQNKQTFLYHGQEVETSGNPLAHVILRGAMNEYGKNEPNFYYETLLNAINRYETMGLENPFIIIDTNHDNSGKQYMEQIRIVRQALLNRDWNEKIKKTVRGFMIESYLADGRQNQPEVFGCSITDPCLGWENTVALVEEIYTTLTK comes from the coding sequence ATGGCATTTATCGAAAAAGGTCAAGAAATTGATATTGAAGCAATCAAGGCTGCGACCCAGTTGTCACCTGAAGCCTTGCGAAAGAAAGAAGCCCGCGATAGAGAGTTGGCAGCCATCATCTCGGGTGAGGACGACCGAATCCTTTTGGTGATGGGACCGTGTTCTTCAGACAATGAAGAAGCTGTGCTCGAATATGCTCGTCGCTTAGCAGACTTGCAGAAAAAAATTGCGGATAAAATTTTTATCGTGATGCGTGTCTATACGGCTAAACCTCGTACTAATGGAGATGGTTATAAGGGCATGATTCATCAGCCAAATACCAGTGAAGCGCCTAGTCTCATCAATGGTTTGCAGGCTGTTCGTCAGCTACACTACCGAGTGATTACCGAAACTGGATTGACGACAGCTGATGAGATGCTTTATCCGTCAAATCTCGTTTTGATTGATGATCTAGTCAGCTACCATGCTGTAGGGGCTCGTTCAGTAGAAGACCAGGAACACCGTTTTGTAGCGTCTGGGATTGATGCTCCAGTTGGGATGAAAAATCCAACATCTGGGAACCTTGGGGTCATGTTTAATGCCATCTATGCGGCTCAAAACAAGCAAACCTTCCTTTACCATGGCCAAGAAGTGGAAACTTCAGGAAATCCTTTGGCTCACGTTATCCTTCGTGGCGCCATGAACGAATATGGTAAAAATGAACCCAATTTCTACTATGAAACCCTCTTAAATGCCATCAATCGTTATGAGACCATGGGACTTGAAAATCCCTTCATTATCATCGATACCAATCATGACAATTCTGGCAAGCAGTATATGGAACAAATTCGTATTGTGCGTCAAGCCTTGCTGAATCGTGACTGGAATGAAAAGATTAAAAAGACGGTTCGAGGCTTTATGATCGAATCTTACCTAGCAGACGGTCGCCAAAATCAACCAGAGGTCTTTGGTTGTTCCATTACCGACCCTTGTCTAGGTTGGGAAAATACAGTAGCCTTGGTAGAAGAAATTTATACTACCTTAACAAAATAA
- a CDS encoding 3-deoxy-7-phosphoheptulonate synthase: protein MVFKAKSPKINIEEVRALSKLEGAALARKNQRDQELEAIIRGEDQRILLVIGPCSSDNEEAVLEYAKRLSALQEEVKDRIFMVMRVYTAKPRTNGDGYKGLIHQPNATEAPSLINGIKAVRQLHYRVITETGMTTADEMLYPENLPLVDDLISYMAVGARSVEDQQHRFVASGADFSTGFKNPTSGNLNVMFNGIYAAQNKQSFLFLGKEVETTGNPLSHAILRGALNEYGKNIPNYYYDNLMDTIDQYEKMGLENPFIIIDTNHDNSGKQYMDQIRIVRQTLINRDWNEKIKKYVRGFMIESYLEDGRQNEPEVFGKSITDPCLGWDNSEALVREIYQTLGE from the coding sequence ATGGTATTTAAAGCTAAAAGTCCTAAAATTAACATTGAAGAAGTTCGCGCCTTGTCTAAATTAGAGGGAGCGGCTCTTGCGAGAAAAAATCAACGTGATCAGGAATTGGAAGCCATCATCCGTGGGGAAGACCAGCGTATTCTCTTGGTGATTGGACCATGTTCATCTGATAACGAAGAGGCGGTTCTTGAGTATGCCAAGCGTCTATCTGCTTTGCAAGAAGAGGTCAAAGACCGTATTTTTATGGTCATGCGTGTCTATACGGCTAAACCTCGCACCAATGGAGATGGCTATAAGGGCTTGATTCATCAACCAAATGCGACAGAAGCTCCTAGCTTGATCAATGGGATCAAGGCTGTTCGTCAGCTCCACTACCGCGTGATTACCGAGACGGGAATGACAACAGCGGATGAGATGCTTTATCCTGAAAATCTTCCGCTGGTGGATGATTTGATTTCTTATATGGCTGTTGGAGCTCGTTCTGTAGAGGATCAACAGCACCGTTTTGTAGCGAGTGGAGCAGACTTTTCAACAGGATTTAAAAATCCCACATCTGGAAATCTCAATGTCATGTTTAACGGGATTTACGCAGCGCAAAATAAACAGAGTTTCCTTTTCCTCGGTAAAGAGGTGGAAACAACGGGGAATCCATTGTCCCACGCCATTCTTCGCGGAGCCTTGAACGAATACGGGAAAAATATTCCTAACTACTACTATGACAATTTGATGGATACCATTGATCAGTATGAAAAGATGGGCTTGGAAAATCCCTTTATCATCATCGATACCAATCATGATAATTCGGGCAAGCAGTACATGGATCAAATCCGTATCGTTCGTCAGACCTTGATTAACCGTGACTGGAATGAGAAGATCAAAAAATACGTTCGTGGTTTTATGATTGAGTCCTATCTAGAAGATGGACGTCAAAATGAGCCAGAAGTTTTTGGTAAGTCCATTACAGATCCGTGTCTCGGATGGGACAACTCAGAAGCACTTGTTCGCGAAATTTACCAAACGCTAGGAGAGTAA
- the secA gene encoding preprotein translocase subunit SecA: MANILKTIIENDKGELRRLEKMADKVLNYESQMAAMSDEELKAKTDEFKERYNKGESLDSLLYEAFAVVREAAKRVLGLFPYKVQVMGGIVLHHGDVPEMRTGEGKTLTATMPVYLNALAGKGVHVVTVNEYLTERDATEMGELYSWLGLSVGINLAAKSPMEKKEAYLCDITYSTNSEIGFDYLRDNMVVRAENMVQRPLNYALVDEVDSILIDEARTPLIVSGANAVETSQLYHMADHFVKSLDKDDYIIDVQSKTIGLSDSGIDKAESYFKLENLYDIENVALTHFIDNALRANYIMILDIDYVVSEEQEILIVDQFTGRTMEGRRYSDGLHQAIEAKEGVPIQDETKTSASITYQNLFRMYKKLAGMTGTGKTEEEEFREIYNIRVIPIPTNRPIQRIDHSDLLYASLDAKFKAVVEDVKARYQKGQPVLVGTVAVETSDFLSKKLVAAGVPHEVLNAKNHYREAQIIMNAGQRGAVTIATNMAGRGTDIKLGEGVRELGGLCVIGTERHESRRIDNQLRGRSGRQGDPGESQFYLSLEDDLMKRFGSERLKGVFERLNMSDEAIESRMLTRQVEAAQKRVEGNNYDTRKQVLQYDDVMREQREIIYAQRYDVITADRDLAPEIHAMIRRTIGRIVDAHARSKEDEKLEAILNFAKYNLLPEDSISRSDLAGLSDQAIKDELFQRALKVYDSQVAKLRDEDAVKEFQKVLILRVVDNKWTDHIDALDQLRNAVGLRGYAQNNPVVEYQAEGFRMFNDMIGSIEFDVTRLMMKAQIHEQERPQTEHNISTTATRNIAAQQASLPEDLDLSQIGRNDQCPCGSGKKFKNCHGKRQ, encoded by the coding sequence ATGGCTAATATTTTAAAAACGATTATTGAAAATGATAAAGGAGAACTTCGTCGTCTAGAAAAGATGGCTGATAAGGTTCTTAACTATGAGAGCCAAATGGCTGCAATGTCAGACGAAGAACTAAAAGCGAAAACTGACGAATTTAAAGAACGATACAACAAGGGTGAATCACTTGATTCATTGCTATATGAGGCTTTTGCAGTAGTTCGTGAAGCTGCAAAACGTGTCCTTGGGCTCTTCCCTTATAAGGTTCAGGTCATGGGTGGGATTGTTCTTCACCATGGTGACGTTCCAGAGATGCGTACGGGTGAAGGGAAGACCTTGACAGCGACCATGCCAGTGTACCTCAATGCCCTTGCAGGTAAAGGAGTTCACGTAGTTACAGTCAACGAATACCTAACAGAACGTGACGCGACTGAAATGGGTGAATTGTACTCATGGCTCGGTCTGTCAGTAGGGATTAACTTGGCAGCTAAATCTCCAATGGAGAAAAAAGAGGCTTACCTTTGTGATATTACCTACTCAACCAACTCAGAGATTGGTTTCGACTACCTTCGTGACAACATGGTCGTTCGTGCAGAAAACATGGTGCAACGTCCACTCAACTATGCCTTGGTCGATGAGGTTGACTCAATTTTGATCGACGAAGCCCGTACTCCTTTGATCGTTTCAGGTGCCAACGCAGTTGAAACAAGCCAACTCTACCATATGGCAGACCACTTTGTGAAGTCTTTGGACAAGGACGACTATATCATTGACGTGCAGTCTAAGACAATCGGTTTATCAGATTCTGGTATTGACAAGGCTGAAAGCTACTTCAAACTAGAAAATCTCTACGACATTGAAAATGTAGCTCTTACTCACTTTATCGACAATGCCCTCCGTGCCAACTATATCATGATTCTTGATATCGACTATGTGGTTAGTGAAGAGCAGGAAATCTTGATTGTCGACCAATTTACAGGTCGTACCATGGAAGGTCGTCGTTACTCTGATGGTTTGCACCAAGCGATTGAAGCAAAAGAAGGTGTGCCAATCCAAGACGAGACCAAGACTTCAGCTTCTATTACCTACCAAAACCTTTTCCGTATGTATAAGAAATTGGCAGGTATGACAGGTACTGGTAAAACAGAAGAAGAAGAATTCCGCGAAATCTACAACATTCGTGTTATCCCAATCCCAACCAACCGTCCAATTCAACGTATCGACCACTCAGACCTTCTCTATGCAAGTCTTGATGCGAAATTTAAGGCTGTAGTTGAAGATGTAAAAGCTCGTTACCAAAAAGGTCAGCCGGTCTTGGTAGGTACAGTTGCCGTTGAAACGAGTGATTTCCTTTCTAAGAAATTGGTTGCTGCAGGTGTTCCTCACGAAGTCTTGAATGCGAAGAACCACTACAGAGAAGCGCAAATCATCATGAACGCTGGTCAACGTGGCGCAGTTACCATCGCAACCAACATGGCCGGTCGTGGTACCGACATCAAGCTTGGTGAAGGGGTTCGTGAACTTGGTGGTCTTTGCGTCATTGGTACTGAGCGCCACGAAAGTCGCCGTATTGATAATCAGCTTCGTGGACGTTCAGGGCGTCAAGGAGACCCAGGTGAGTCACAATTCTACTTGTCTCTTGAAGATGATTTGATGAAACGTTTTGGTTCAGAACGTTTGAAAGGTGTCTTTGAACGTCTCAACATGTCTGACGAAGCCATCGAATCTCGCATGTTAACGCGTCAAGTTGAAGCAGCTCAAAAACGTGTCGAAGGAAACAACTACGATACTCGTAAACAAGTCCTTCAATACGATGATGTTATGCGTGAACAACGTGAGATTATCTATGCACAACGTTATGATGTCATTACTGCAGATCGTGACTTGGCACCTGAAATCCATGCTATGATCCGTCGTACCATTGGCCGTATCGTGGATGCACATGCTCGTTCGAAAGAAGACGAAAAATTGGAAGCAATCTTGAACTTTGCTAAGTATAACTTGCTTCCAGAAGATTCAATTAGCCGTTCAGACCTTGCAGGTTTGTCAGACCAAGCTATCAAAGATGAACTTTTCCAACGTGCCTTGAAAGTCTATGACAGCCAAGTTGCTAAGCTTCGTGACGAAGATGCAGTAAAAGAATTCCAAAAAGTCTTGATTCTACGTGTTGTAGACAACAAGTGGACTGACCATATCGATGCCCTTGACCAGTTGCGAAACGCTGTTGGCCTTCGTGGATATGCCCAAAACAACCCTGTTGTAGAATATCAAGCAGAAGGTTTCCGCATGTTTAACGACATGATTGGATCGATTGAATTCGATGTGACCCGCTTGATGATGAAAGCACAAATCCATGAACAAGAACGTCCGCAAACTGAACACAATATCAGTACAACTGCGACTCGTAATATCGCAGCGCAGCAGGCAAGCCTTCCAGAAGATTTGGACTTGAGCCAAATCGGACGAAACGACCAATGCCCATGTGGATCAGGTAAGAAATTCAAGAACTGTCATGGTAAGAGACAATAA
- a CDS encoding LemA family protein → MKQNKVILSIVAIFFGLLILGSCSAVTTYNGLVGEQTKVEQAQADVSTALQRRSDLIGNLVESVKGQMNHETEVFTKIADARAKIGSSSVTSEENQKAQGELSSALSRLISLTENYPELKSNQNVEQLMVELSGSENRIFVARKDYNKVAAEYNQKLRSFPTVLFANMMNFKEAETFKETEEAKTVPKVDFGTSSSSQ, encoded by the coding sequence ATGAAACAAAATAAAGTAATTCTCTCAATAGTGGCGATTTTCTTTGGACTACTAATTCTGGGAAGTTGTTCCGCAGTGACGACCTATAATGGTCTGGTTGGTGAACAGACTAAGGTGGAGCAGGCTCAGGCCGATGTCTCGACAGCCCTCCAACGTCGTTCGGACTTGATTGGTAACTTGGTGGAGTCCGTTAAAGGACAAATGAATCATGAAACCGAAGTCTTTACCAAGATTGCGGATGCTAGAGCTAAAATCGGTAGTAGCTCAGTGACATCGGAAGAAAACCAAAAGGCTCAGGGCGAATTGAGCTCCGCTCTTTCCCGCTTGATTTCCTTGACGGAGAATTATCCAGAACTCAAGAGCAATCAAAATGTTGAGCAACTAATGGTCGAACTTTCAGGCAGTGAAAATCGTATCTTTGTAGCACGCAAGGACTATAATAAGGTTGCAGCTGAGTACAATCAAAAGTTGAGAAGTTTTCCAACCGTGCTTTTTGCGAATATGATGAACTTTAAAGAAGCTGAAACCTTTAAAGAAACAGAAGAAGCCAAGACAGTTCCTAAGGTCGATTTTGGAACATCTTCATCAAGTCAATAA
- a CDS encoding DNA alkylation repair protein translates to MAKKVKDYYDLAYAMDLSRRLQKASVAFDGQKFRLLLEKDLENLEFSQRQELLAKSIKECLPLSYQDSLKVFEKILGPELEGGLGMFSEGYWLWPIGKYVELYGDKEFELSAAFSKELTKRFTGEFSMRPLLARYPKATMALLLEWSRDENLRVRRLASECMRIRLPWAKRQTVVLDYFEDFTTILTNLKDDRDKSIQKSVANNLNDLYKEDPDKFERILQTWQKEELSPSCAWIIKHASRTKNKKVATEDLCKKS, encoded by the coding sequence ATGGCTAAAAAAGTAAAAGATTATTATGACTTGGCTTATGCTATGGATTTGAGTCGACGGTTGCAAAAAGCATCCGTTGCCTTTGATGGACAAAAGTTTAGGCTCTTGTTAGAAAAAGACTTGGAAAATTTGGAGTTTAGCCAGCGTCAAGAACTCTTGGCTAAAAGTATCAAAGAATGTCTTCCCTTATCTTATCAGGACTCTCTCAAGGTTTTTGAGAAAATTTTGGGTCCTGAGTTAGAGGGTGGTTTAGGTATGTTCTCAGAAGGATATTGGCTTTGGCCAATCGGAAAATATGTAGAGCTATATGGGGACAAGGAATTTGAATTGAGCGCGGCCTTTAGTAAGGAACTAACCAAGCGATTTACTGGAGAATTTTCTATGAGACCTTTGCTGGCTCGCTATCCTAAGGCTACAATGGCTTTGCTGTTAGAATGGAGTCGGGATGAAAATTTGCGCGTTCGCAGACTTGCCAGCGAATGTATGCGTATCCGTCTGCCTTGGGCTAAGAGACAAACCGTGGTATTGGATTATTTTGAGGATTTCACCACTATTCTGACCAATCTAAAGGATGATAGAGACAAGTCCATTCAAAAAAGTGTAGCCAATAATCTAAATGATTTGTACAAGGAAGACCCTGATAAGTTTGAAAGGATTCTTCAAACTTGGCAAAAGGAGGAGCTGAGTCCAAGTTGTGCTTGGATCATCAAGCATGCATCACGAACAAAAAACAAAAAGGTAGCCACAGAAGATTTATGCAAAAAAAGCTGA
- the alr gene encoding alanine racemase produces the protein MKASPHRPTKALICLEAIQQNIHQMGVHIPEGTLKWAVVKANAYGHGAVAVAKAIQDDVDGFCVSNIDEAIELRQAGVSKKILILGVSEIEAIGLAKEYDITLTVAGLEWIQALLATGADLSGLSVHLKIDSGMGRIGFREASEAEQAQDLLKQHGARVEGIFTHFATADEESDAYFNSQLERFKAILASMKEVPEQIHASNSATTLWHAETIFNAVRMGDAMYGLNPSGEVLALPYDLTPALTLESALVHVKTVPAGACMGYGATYQADSEQIIATVPIGYADGWTRDMQNFTVLVDGQACPIVGRVSMDQITIRLPKVYPLGTKVTLIGTDGDKEITATQVAAYRGTINYEVLCLLSDRIPREYY, from the coding sequence ATGAAAGCTAGTCCACATAGACCAACCAAGGCTCTGATATGTCTAGAAGCTATTCAACAAAATATCCATCAAATGGGGGTTCATATCCCTGAAGGGACGCTCAAGTGGGCAGTGGTTAAGGCCAACGCATACGGGCATGGGGCTGTTGCCGTTGCCAAGGCCATTCAGGATGATGTCGATGGTTTTTGTGTTTCTAATATTGATGAAGCTATTGAACTTCGTCAGGCTGGAGTTAGCAAGAAAATCCTCATCTTAGGAGTTTCTGAAATAGAAGCTATTGGCCTAGCTAAAGAATACGACATCACTTTGACGGTGGCTGGACTGGAGTGGATTCAAGCACTCTTAGCTACTGGTGCTGATTTATCTGGCTTATCTGTTCACCTTAAGATTGACTCAGGGATGGGTCGGATTGGTTTTCGAGAGGCCAGTGAGGCTGAGCAAGCTCAAGACTTGCTCAAGCAACACGGTGCTCGTGTTGAGGGGATTTTTACTCACTTTGCTACTGCAGATGAAGAATCAGATGCCTACTTTAATAGTCAGTTAGAACGATTTAAAGCTATTTTGGCAAGTATGAAGGAAGTGCCAGAGCAGATTCATGCTAGCAACTCGGCAACGACCCTCTGGCATGCAGAGACTATTTTCAATGCAGTCCGTATGGGAGATGCCATGTATGGTCTGAATCCAAGTGGAGAGGTCTTGGCCTTACCTTATGACTTGACTCCAGCCTTGACCTTGGAATCTGCCCTGGTTCATGTTAAGACAGTTCCAGCTGGAGCTTGCATGGGCTATGGAGCAACTTATCAGGCGGATAGTGAGCAAATCATCGCGACTGTGCCAATCGGCTATGCGGATGGTTGGACACGAGACATGCAAAATTTCACTGTCTTGGTAGATGGACAAGCTTGCCCAATCGTCGGACGAGTATCAATGGACCAAATCACTATTCGACTGCCTAAGGTTTATCCGCTAGGAACAAAAGTAACCCTGATCGGTACCGACGGTGACAAGGAAATCACAGCAACTCAGGTAGCGGCCTACCGTGGAACTATTAACTATGAGGTGCTTTGTCTCCTCAGCGATCGCATTCCTCGAGAATATTATTAA
- the recG gene encoding ATP-dependent DNA helicase RecG produces the protein MNLHQPLHVLPGVGPKSAEKYAKLGIENLQDLLLYFPFRYEDFKTKQVLELEDGEKAVLSGQVVTPASVQYYGFKRNRLRFSLKQGEVVFAVNFFNQPYLADKIELGATLAVFGKWDRAKASLTGMKVLAQVEDDLQPVYRLAQGISQASLVKVIKTAFDQGLDLLIEENLPQSLLDKYKLMSRCQAVRAMHFPKDLAEYKQALRRIKFEELFYFQMQLQTLKSENRVQGSGLVLDWSQEKVTAVKENLPFALTQAQEKSLQEILTDMKSDHHMNRLLQGDVGSGKTVVAGLAMFAAVTAGYQAALMVPTEILAEQHFESLQRLFPDLKLALLTGSLKAAEKREVLETIAKGGADLIIGTHALIQDGVDYARLGLIIIDEQHRFGVGQRRILREKGDNPDVLMMTATPIPRTLAITAFGDMDVSIIDQMPAGRKPIVTRWIKHEQLPQVLTWLEGEIQKGSQAYVISPLIEESEALDLKNAIALSEELTAHFAGKTEVALLHGKMKSDEKDQIMQEFKERKTDILVSTTVIEVGVNVPNATVMIIMDADRFGLSQLHQLRGRVGRGDKQSYAVLVANPKTDSGKDRMRIMTETTNGFVLAEEDLKMRGSGEIFGTRQSGLPEFQVADIIEDFPILEEARKVASYISSIEGWQEDPEWRMIALHLEKKEHLD, from the coding sequence ATGAATCTACATCAACCCTTGCATGTCTTGCCTGGTGTGGGACCAAAGTCAGCAGAGAAATACGCTAAACTAGGAATTGAAAACTTACAAGACCTCTTGCTCTACTTTCCTTTCCGTTATGAAGATTTCAAGACCAAGCAGGTCCTAGAGCTGGAAGATGGTGAAAAGGCTGTTCTTTCTGGTCAAGTCGTGACTCCTGCCAGTGTCCAGTATTATGGTTTTAAGCGCAATCGCCTGCGTTTTAGCCTCAAGCAGGGAGAAGTCGTTTTTGCGGTTAATTTCTTTAACCAGCCTTATCTAGCAGATAAGATAGAGTTGGGAGCAACTCTTGCCGTTTTTGGAAAATGGGACCGTGCCAAGGCCAGTCTGACTGGGATGAAGGTTCTAGCTCAGGTGGAAGATGACCTCCAGCCTGTCTATCGTCTGGCTCAAGGAATCAGTCAGGCCAGTCTGGTCAAGGTCATCAAGACGGCTTTTGATCAGGGACTGGACCTCTTGATAGAGGAAAACCTTCCCCAGTCTTTGCTGGACAAATACAAACTCATGTCCCGTTGTCAGGCAGTTCGTGCTATGCATTTTCCAAAGGATTTGGCAGAATACAAGCAGGCCCTTCGCCGTATCAAGTTTGAGGAACTCTTTTATTTCCAAATGCAGTTACAGACGCTCAAGTCTGAAAATAGAGTTCAAGGAAGTGGTCTGGTTCTGGATTGGTCTCAGGAAAAAGTGACTGCCGTTAAAGAAAATCTTCCTTTTGCCCTGACTCAAGCTCAAGAAAAGAGTCTGCAGGAGATTTTGACCGACATGAAGTCCGACCACCACATGAATCGTCTCCTGCAAGGAGATGTGGGGAGCGGGAAAACAGTAGTCGCTGGTTTGGCTATGTTTGCGGCGGTGACGGCTGGCTACCAGGCGGCTCTCATGGTGCCAACAGAAATCCTTGCTGAGCAACACTTTGAAAGTCTACAGAGGCTCTTTCCAGACTTGAAACTCGCTCTCTTGACAGGATCCCTGAAAGCTGCAGAAAAAAGAGAAGTCTTGGAGACCATAGCAAAGGGTGGGGCTGATTTGATTATCGGAACCCACGCTCTGATACAGGATGGGGTTGATTATGCTCGTCTTGGTTTGATTATCATCGATGAGCAGCACCGTTTTGGTGTGGGCCAAAGGCGTATTTTACGGGAAAAAGGGGACAATCCTGACGTTCTCATGATGACAGCGACGCCCATTCCACGAACCTTGGCTATCACAGCCTTTGGCGATATGGATGTTTCTATTATTGACCAGATGCCAGCAGGGCGGAAGCCGATTGTGACGCGCTGGATTAAGCATGAGCAGTTGCCTCAGGTCTTGACTTGGTTAGAGGGAGAAATTCAAAAAGGTTCTCAAGCCTATGTCATCTCTCCCTTGATTGAAGAATCTGAAGCTCTAGATCTGAAAAATGCCATTGCCTTATCTGAGGAGTTGACAGCTCATTTTGCTGGCAAGACAGAAGTGGCTCTTCTACATGGTAAGATGAAGAGTGACGAAAAAGACCAGATTATGCAGGAATTCAAAGAGAGAAAAACGGATATTCTGGTTTCGACGACGGTTATCGAGGTCGGGGTTAATGTTCCCAATGCGACCGTCATGATTATCATGGATGCCGATCGGTTCGGTCTCAGTCAGCTTCACCAGCTCAGAGGCCGTGTTGGTCGGGGGGACAAGCAGTCCTATGCTGTTCTTGTGGCTAATCCCAAGACGGACTCTGGGAAGGATCGCATGCGCATCATGACAGAAACGACTAATGGATTTGTCCTTGCGGAGGAAGATTTGAAAATGCGTGGTTCTGGAGAGATTTTTGGAACCAGACAGTCAGGACTTCCAGAGTTTCAAGTGGCTGATATTATCGAAGATTTTCCGATTTTAGAAGAAGCCAGAAAGGTTGCCAGCTACATTAGTTCGATAGAAGGTTGGCAAGAGGATCCAGAATGGCGCATGATTGCTCTCCATCTGGAAAAGAAAGAACATCTAGATTAA
- a CDS encoding TPM domain-containing protein has protein sequence MKKSRLFKHSLLVRLLGLLMAFLFLSAFTAPEKPEYGIYDPDHYLTDETISQIRELNNVNSKKSEKFQMGVYVVKSLDGETIETVANETARAWKIGYSGDNHGVLIVVAVQDRKSRIETSNNVASKITDYQTHRFLTTARPYFKNGDYNKGVLSIVNNLNYMFYSGSSTTASSSKSSYGYTTNSSRLRELERYAGESSSSRRHRKSSSSDGVIGFGILIYFIVMIIGFISGGRGSGSHGDDSGSGWWGGDSSDSGSSWSDSGSDSSGGWDGGGFDGGGSSDDW, from the coding sequence ATGAAAAAAAGCAGATTATTTAAACATAGTTTGTTGGTTCGCTTGCTTGGGTTGCTGATGGCCTTTCTCTTCTTGTCAGCATTCACAGCACCTGAAAAACCTGAGTACGGGATCTATGACCCGGATCATTATTTAACGGATGAGACTATAAGTCAGATTCGGGAATTGAATAATGTAAATAGTAAAAAATCAGAAAAATTCCAGATGGGTGTTTACGTTGTGAAAAGCCTAGATGGAGAAACAATCGAGACTGTGGCTAATGAAACAGCTAGGGCTTGGAAGATTGGCTACTCGGGAGACAATCACGGTGTCTTGATTGTGGTAGCAGTCCAAGATAGAAAATCACGGATTGAAACCAGTAATAATGTGGCCAGTAAGATCACTGACTATCAGACTCACAGGTTCTTGACAACAGCACGTCCTTACTTTAAAAATGGTGACTATAACAAGGGTGTTCTCTCAATAGTCAATAATCTCAACTACATGTTCTATAGTGGATCGAGTACGACTGCTTCAAGTTCTAAAAGTAGCTACGGCTATACTACCAACTCTAGTCGCTTAAGGGAACTTGAAAGGTATGCTGGTGAGAGCAGTTCTTCGAGACGGCATCGAAAAAGCAGTTCGAGTGACGGAGTTATCGGATTTGGAATTCTCATTTACTTCATCGTGATGATTATCGGATTTATATCTGGAGGTCGTGGTAGCGGTTCACATGGTGATGATTCTGGCAGTGGCTGGTGGGGCGGTGACTCATCAGACTCAGGTTCCTCTTGGTCTGATTCGGGCTCCGACTCATCTGGAGGCTGGGACGGCGGTGGCTTTGATGGCGGTGGTTCGTCTGATGACTGGTGA
- the acpS gene encoding holo-ACP synthase: MIVGHGIDIEELASIESAVTRREGFAKRVLTPKEMERFASLRGRRQIEYLAGRWSAKEAFSKAMGTGIGKLTFQDLEVLNNERGAPYFSQAPFSGKIWLSISHTDQFVTASVILEENHES, encoded by the coding sequence ATGATAGTTGGACACGGAATTGACATCGAAGAATTAGCTTCGATAGAAAGTGCAGTTACACGACGTGAGGGCTTTGCCAAGCGCGTGCTGACACCTAAAGAAATGGAGCGCTTTGCCAGTCTCAGAGGGCGCAGACAGATCGAATACTTGGCAGGCCGCTGGTCAGCTAAGGAGGCCTTTTCTAAGGCTATGGGAACTGGTATTGGCAAACTGACCTTTCAGGATTTGGAAGTTTTGAACAATGAACGCGGGGCTCCCTATTTTAGTCAGGCACCATTTTCAGGAAAGATTTGGCTATCGATCAGCCATACAGATCAGTTTGTGACAGCCAGTGTCATTTTGGAGGAAAATCATGAAAGCTAG